The DNA segment GTCAAAGAACATTGCACTCTACAAACAGGAAGATCAACAGCCGGATGTGTGGAACCTTCTAAACGGAGTCAAGGATGACTTTTTCATCTATGACAGGTTTGAATAACCGGATTTGTACAAATTGCCAAGCTCACGACAATACTTCACAAACTTGTTTTGAAACCATCGAGAGTGctgaagccaatcccagcctGACTACAACAAGGAAGCTAGCCCAGCCATAATTGCCATAATAACTTTATTTTCTAGCCAAGCCTTGTCTGGCCATAATACAGCAACAATGCCATCCATATACATTGGTGAAATGAAATGTCCAGCACTGTCACTAGCACCCAAAGAGTCAATTATAGGAAGTTATGAAATATCACTATTTATGCAAGCCAGGGTTAATTCTTTATCACCTAATCCAGTCTCGATCAAATGTCTTAGGCCTTCACTGTATGAACAGAACTTCATCAATATCCCTAAATTTGCCCCTTTTAACTCTTTGCCATTAGATGTGGACGCCTCACTCACCAGATTTCACTGCCATATTCCATCATTGGCCAGGGCCACATTGAGAAGGCCATCAAAGAAACATACTGCAAACGCTTTTGTGGTCCCTGCACATATGAGGTATGGTGACAGTAAAGCATGCACATGACTAATCATTCTcatcttaatatatatattaactcacattttgttttctttcggTTTTGTGATTGACccgatttctctctctctattgaCCAAAAACAACTGAACTTTTGTCATGTAAAACTTCCATAGAGTGCTGAAATCCCACCACAGTGTCAAGTAAATGGAGAAGAGAGTACCGCTGCTGCTCCGGCCGTAGATGAAGAACCTGGACACCATCCTCACCAACATCATGGgcatcatcaccaccatcatcagCATGTGCACCATGGCCACGACACTAGTGTGGGTCATCAGCATGGAAACCACGAGGTGCAACACCAAAGTCAACACAGTGTAGAGCCACACGCTCATGAGGCGCAGCTCCAGGCAATGCCTCAAGAGGCACAGGGGCTACCCATCATGCAGCGGCCGTGAGGCCCTGCAAAGTCGAGGTGAAAGCACAAACATGGCTGACGTTGGACGGCCGGTTCAGACGGCGTCCCTGATCTAGCATCCAGCTGATGCTGACACTGACGGAGGCTAATCGGCGAGGCCAGTGAGCTAAGCCTGTGACACTGTCAAGAGGCGTTACCCGCCACGTGACGGTGACACGGGCCGGACGAGGGCAATCACATCAGTGAGACCTGACAGTGACGCCCGTCACACACTGACTGACAGCCGCCTAAGCCTGATCAGTGAGCCTGACCACCAGGGGTTGTGAGCTGAGAATGAGGTCATTTATAAAGCTGGCCACTGTGTCATTCTCGTATAGAAACCGCAGCTCACGTCTAGTAGGGTCGCCATATTTCCAAATAGTCATTTTCTCCCAAATGGACCCTTGCATCTTTTATGAAACCAGGTGCAGAAACTACGCTCTAGTGGCATCTGGGTGATGTCAAGATGTCAGGGGTGGGAGATCAGTcattatggaatgtgggagaccAGTCCTTCTTAAAAATGATCCGTCAGCATCCCATAAGGAGATAAATAATTAGGTACATTTTATGACACAGTCAAACTAAATcgtaaaaataattcattcagcTTCCATTTTTCACATAGGGCTGCAAAAACAATTCTTCGCAATTTGCTTCATAATTAATATATGTTGAAAGATCAATGTAAACAATCATTTCGTGGCAATTACTTTCTGTGGAACACCTAATAACCTAATTAacctaattaaaaacaaatgtgggAAATACCACAAACAAATGTAACATGTAAAGATGGAAACAGCAATATAGTACCAACTAAACTGAATCAATTCTTTTGGCTTTTGACTAGTTATAACAACCACATAACTTTTTCTTCTCTGTACTATATTATTAGATTATCAAAGCCAAAAGTCTTCACTGTCACAAAAAGGAGAATGAaaggaaaattgcattttaatacaaGCTCTGCTAAATGATGGTTTTTGTGGGAAGGTCAAATGTCACCCAAAAATCGGATGTCTACACAGACAAATGCATTGAAAAGAGAGGGTGGGAATTATATGTGAAAGGACAgtagaataaacatttattggcttgcttcttttgttttcttcttcctttttgaaAGAGTTGCCAACATGAAAAATAGATCGAGAGAGGAAGAGAAGTGTATATATTGATAATGTGTGTgtaattctttttgttttgttttgtaagaCTGGCAATGTACCAAATGTGGCCAGTAGATGAAGACAAAGATCTATTTACCGACAACAGTTAAATGTGGACTCCCCACATATTGAATTTAAAGAACTGTGATCAAAGTAACATTTTCAgattaaatagaaataattgGATCATGGAACAAAATTGTACAATTGACACTTTAGCACTGCTTACTGCCATCACAACTTGCAAATACAGCCAAATATTAATTTCGACATATATTTTAGtagcaaatattacattgatttttttccctttttttccaaagtggGATACACCTATCAACACATTATGAGggataaaatgtctttttacctCTCTTTTATGCTTGGTGGTGTACACCAGATGGCAAACACATTGCActatttatacagtatctatAAAAACCCTGTCTGTCAACAAGTCATTACTCAGCTAAAGTACTACTCTCCAATCAGATATGGCTGTTTTACTCTTTACTGCTTTATTTTAACTGAGCGTTGACCACATATATGTACTCATATGATAGCAATCCTTGACAGATCATACAGGACAAAAAATATTATCAAACCTAACTCACAACACAGCATGATCAGTGTGGACAATTTCAAAAGACACTTGATAACAGGGCCTTCAATCAGTTGATAAAATGCTTAACTTGAGGCCTATTATTGCTAAAAAATACTGATATATGAATGATAATAGAACCATCCAATATTACTTGTTTCAGTAATGACATGTTGTCCGTCAAGAAATCATATTACATCACTTTCAGCTTGGTGCCATGTATCTATCTGCATGTCCTAAAAGACTGTATTCCAGAAAAGGTCAACAAGCAAGCAGAAGTGATGAGTTAGGCCAAGGTGCCCTGACAATGTGGGCGTAATAGGGCTGAAGATCCAATACCAGGGGGAGAGTGACTAATGGCTAATTACCCTCAATGTCCGGGTGAATGGCAGTCTGTGTGATTCAATCAGCCCCCATACAGAGCAGCAGTACACAGCGTCTGTCTTAATTGGCCAATAAGCTTTCTCCGGAGGTCTGTGGCCCTTCTCCTCCTGCTTCCTCACCATGGATCCGGCCTGAGTCTGAAACATAGAAAACATCTGACCGAATTCACAAGGTGTACCTCTCTATATGGATCACAAACAAGCCTATATTCCAGACTCAGACACACAAA comes from the Stigmatopora nigra isolate UIUO_SnigA chromosome 22, RoL_Snig_1.1, whole genome shotgun sequence genome and includes:
- the LOC144215436 gene encoding selenoprotein Pa-like; translated protein: MWASLRLLLALCLLHGGGAESEGVGGPRCQPPPDWRIGSEEPMRTAMGKVTVVALLQASULFCLVQASRMDSLRLQMENLGLNEVTYMVINHQGTQAQQLHPMLETRVSKNIALYKQEDQQPDVWNLLNGVKDDFFIYDRCGRLTHQISLPYSIIGQGHIEKAIKETYCKRFCGPCTYESAEIPPQCQVNGEESTAAAPAVDEEPGHHPHQHHGHHHHHHQHVHHGHDTSVGHQHGNHEVQHQSQHSVEPHAHEAQLQAMPQEAQGLPIMQRP